One genomic window of Medicago truncatula cultivar Jemalong A17 chromosome 1, MtrunA17r5.0-ANR, whole genome shotgun sequence includes the following:
- the LOC11422306 gene encoding BTB/POZ domain-containing protein NPY2, whose product MKFMKLGSKPDTFQTDGNNNVRYVASELASDIIVSIGDTKFYLHKFPLISKSSHLQKLISLNNEENINEIQISDIPGGASAFEICAKFCYGMTVTLNAYNVIATRCAAEYLGMHENIEKGNLLFKIDVFLSSSIFRSWKDSIILLQTTKSMSPLDEEQKVVNRCIESIANKACVDVSKVDWSYTYNRKKLPEENGFESNQNGVRTRNVPKDWWVEDLCELEVDMYKSVITNIKTKEIQSNDVIGEALKAYAYRKLPNFSKGMIPCEDVSKHRLIVETIVKLLPSDKGSVSCRFLVKLLKAVIFVESEDRIRDVLVKRIGQQLEEASVNDILIKAPDGEITMYDVGIVQKIVREFLMKDHNSEIELVGGGELEGIRKPGILSDASKLMVAKLIDGYLAEIAKDPNLPLLNFVNLAELVSRISRPSHDGLYRAIDTYLKEHPGISKGEKKSICQLMDCRKLSVDASLHAVQNERLPTRVIVQVLHFEQVRTAASSGTSTPDIAKGIKDLSIGSNGSSRSGTTNPEYDTDGAGTAEELKALRKELASLRQSNGVGNSFKDGDAKPNMDKAVIGKMKGLLKSKKSFIKLWASKGGHGENSGSDSSESIGSVNPEEVKSTPSRNRRNSVS is encoded by the exons ATGAAGTTTATGAAACTTGGTTCCAAGCCAGATACATTTCAGACTGATGGGAACAACAATGTTAg GTATGTTGCAAGTGAGTTGGCATCAGATATTATTGTTAGCATAGGGGATACAAAGTTTTACTTACACAAG TTTCCTCTCATATCAAAGAGTTCTCACTTACAGAAGTTGATCTCCCTCAATAATGAAGAAAACATCAACGAAATTCAAATTTCAGACATTCCTGGTGGTGCAAGTGCCTTTGAGATATGTGCTAAGTTTTGCTACGGCATGACTGTTACCCTCAATGCTTACAATGTGATTGCTACTAGATGTGCAGCAGAGTATCTTGGAATGCACGAAAACATTGAGAAAGGAAACCTTCTTTTCAAGATCGATGTTTTCCTAAGCTCTAGCATTTTTCGTAGTTGGAAGGATTCCATTATCCTTCTTCAGACTACAAAGTCTATGTCGCCATTGGATGAGGAACAAAAGGTTGTCAACCGTTGCATTGAATCTATAGCAAACAAGGCATGCGTCGATGTGTCTAAAGTTGACTGGTCTTACACGTATAACCGAAAAAAGCTTCCGGAAGAAAATGGCTTTGAGTCAAACCAGAATGGAGTTAGAACTCGAAATGTGCCAAAAGACTGGTGGGTTGAAGATTTATGCGAACTTGAAGTTGACATGTACAAATCTGTTATAACAAATATCAAAACCAAGGAAATTCAATCTAATGATGTAATTGGTGAAGCCTTGAAAGCTTATGCTTACAGAAAGTTGCCAAATTTCAGCAAGGGTATGATCCCATGTGAGGATGTGTCAAAGCATCGGTTAATAGTTGAAACTATTGTGAAGTTGTTGCCTTCCGATAAAGGCAGTGTTTCGTGTAGGTTCTTAGTCAAGCTATTGAAAGCTGTGATTTTTGTAGAATCAGAAGATAGGATCAGAGATGTGCTAGTAAAGAGAATTGGTCAGCAACTAGAGGAGGCTTCGGTAAACGATATTTTGATTAAAGCACCAGATGGAGAGATTACAATGTATGATGTTGGTATAGTACAGAAAATTGTAAGGGAGTTTCTTATGAAAGATCACAATTCCGAGATTGAATTGGTTGGAGGTGGCGAACTTGAAGGGATAAGAAAGCCGGGGATTTTATCAGATGCCTCTAAGCTGATGGTTGCAAAACTCATAGATGGATACCTTGCTGAAATTGCGAAGGATCCTAATTTACCATTGTTGAATTTTGTTAATCTTGCTGAGTTAGTTTCTAGGATCTCTCGTCCGTCTCATGATGGCCTTTACAGGGCTATTGACACATATTTGAAG GAGCACCCTGGTATCAGCAAAGGTGAAAAGAAGAGTATATGCCAGCTAATGGATTGCAGAAAGCTGTCAGTTGATGCATCCTTGCATGCAGTGCAAAACGAGAGGCTACCGACACGTGTAATTGTGCAGGTACTACATTTCGAGCAGGTCAGAACCGCCGCGTCATCGGGTACTAGCACTCCAGACATAGCTAAAGGAATCAAAGACTTGAGCATTGGATCCAACGGTAGCTCAAGGTCGGGAACAACTAATCCGGAATATGACACGGATGGTGCAGGGACAGCTGAGGAATTAAAGGCATTAAGAAAGGAACTTGCATCGTTGAGACAAAGCAACGGAGTAGGAAACAGTTTCAAAGATGGAGATGCTAAACCAAACATGGATAAGGCTGTTATTGGAAAAATGAAAGGGTtgttgaagtcaaagaagtctTTCATTAAGCTATGGGCAAGCAAGGGAGGACATGGTGAAAATAGTGGCTCAGATTCATCTGAGAGTATTGGTTCTGTTAACCCTGAAGAAGTTAAATCTACACCATCCAGAAATAGGAGGAATTCAGTTTCCTAA